A single region of the Oryzias melastigma strain HK-1 linkage group LG23, ASM292280v2, whole genome shotgun sequence genome encodes:
- the kera gene encoding keratocan isoform X1: MLTETIGWHTLNETASGTNMGKVRPASLSFETTFWFLYREGCCTGKFENQKNKLSCEMARLQNLLCIFCLVGLSATQDMPYEELVAQIKACPKECRCPPNFARAVYCDNKGLKNLPKIPPYTWYLYLQNNLIETLSSDALQNATQLRWINLNRNRITSEGVGDGLLSSMTNLAHLYMDDNLLSSVPSPLPASLEHLRLSRNRISKIPAGVFVGLEKLSLLDLQGNKLMDDAVTEVSLKGLSNLVQINLAKNQLSKMPLGLPPSTTQLYLDGNNIDKIPAGYFKGLPKVAFLRLNNNKLGSGGVPKDVFNRSSILDLQLSYNQLTEVPLIPSGLEHLHLDHNKITNVNGSNICPVPVDAVDDSLNESAPQLRYLRLDGNEINPPIPRDVITCFRFLRSIVI, encoded by the exons ATGTTGACTGAAACGATTGGTTGGCACACGCTGAATGAAACGGCAAGCGGTACAAATATGGGGAAGGTGAGACCTGCATCTTTGTCATTTGAGACCACGTTTTGGTTTTTGTACCGAGAAGGTTGTTGCACAGGGAAGTTTGAAAATCAGAAG aatAAGTTGAGCTGTGAAATGGCCAGACTTCAGAACCTTCTTTGCATCTTTTGCCTGGTAGGGCTTTCTGCCACCCAGGACATGCCTTATGAAGAACTTGTCGCCCAGATTAAAGCCTGCCCCAAGGAATGCCGCTGCCCCCCAAATTTTGCTCGGGCTGTCTACTGTGACAATAAAGGCCTGAAGAATCTCCCCAAAATCCCTCCGTACACGTGGTACCTCTACCTACAGAACAATCTAATCGAAACCCTGTCATCGGATGCTCTGCAAAATGCAACTCAGCTGCGTTGGATCAATCTGAACCGCAACAGAATCACAAGCGAAGGGGTGGGAGATGGTCTCCTGAGCTCAATGACAAACCTGGCTCACCTGTATATGGATGACAACCTGTTGTCTTCAGTTCCATCTCCCCTGCCAGCGAGCCTGGAGCACCTCCGTCTGTCCCGCAATCGGATCTCCAAGATCCCAGCCGGTGTCTTTGTTGGCCTGGAGAAGCTTAGCCTCCTGGACCTCCAAGGGAATAAACTGATGGACGATGCAGTGACGGAGGTCAGTCTCAAAGGTCTCAGCAACCTGGTTCAAATCAATTTGGCCAAGAACCAGCTTAGTAAAATGCCTCTTGGATTACCACCCAGCACCACCCAGCTTTATCTTGATGGCAACAACATTGACAAAATCCCAGCAGGCTATTTTAAGGGTCTACCCAAGGTGGCATTTCTGAGgctcaacaacaacaaacttgGTAGTGGTGGAGTCCCCAAAGATGTGTTCAATCGCTCAAGCATTCTGGACTTGCAGCTATCTTATAATCAGCTGACAGAAGTTCCCCTCATTCCCTCCGGCCTTGAGCACCTACACCTCGACCACAACAAGATAACAA acgTCAATGGCTCCAACATCTGTCCTGTTCCCGTTGATGCAGTGGATGACTCGCTCAATGAAAGCGCACCTCAGCTGCGTTACCTGCGACTGGATGGCAACGAGATTAACCCTCCAATTCCCAGGGACGTCATCACATGCTTTCGTTTTCTCAGGTCTATTGTTATTTGA
- the kera gene encoding keratocan isoform X2: protein MARLQNLLCIFCLVGLSATQDMPYEELVAQIKACPKECRCPPNFARAVYCDNKGLKNLPKIPPYTWYLYLQNNLIETLSSDALQNATQLRWINLNRNRITSEGVGDGLLSSMTNLAHLYMDDNLLSSVPSPLPASLEHLRLSRNRISKIPAGVFVGLEKLSLLDLQGNKLMDDAVTEVSLKGLSNLVQINLAKNQLSKMPLGLPPSTTQLYLDGNNIDKIPAGYFKGLPKVAFLRLNNNKLGSGGVPKDVFNRSSILDLQLSYNQLTEVPLIPSGLEHLHLDHNKITNVNGSNICPVPVDAVDDSLNESAPQLRYLRLDGNEINPPIPRDVITCFRFLRSIVI from the exons ATGGCCAGACTTCAGAACCTTCTTTGCATCTTTTGCCTGGTAGGGCTTTCTGCCACCCAGGACATGCCTTATGAAGAACTTGTCGCCCAGATTAAAGCCTGCCCCAAGGAATGCCGCTGCCCCCCAAATTTTGCTCGGGCTGTCTACTGTGACAATAAAGGCCTGAAGAATCTCCCCAAAATCCCTCCGTACACGTGGTACCTCTACCTACAGAACAATCTAATCGAAACCCTGTCATCGGATGCTCTGCAAAATGCAACTCAGCTGCGTTGGATCAATCTGAACCGCAACAGAATCACAAGCGAAGGGGTGGGAGATGGTCTCCTGAGCTCAATGACAAACCTGGCTCACCTGTATATGGATGACAACCTGTTGTCTTCAGTTCCATCTCCCCTGCCAGCGAGCCTGGAGCACCTCCGTCTGTCCCGCAATCGGATCTCCAAGATCCCAGCCGGTGTCTTTGTTGGCCTGGAGAAGCTTAGCCTCCTGGACCTCCAAGGGAATAAACTGATGGACGATGCAGTGACGGAGGTCAGTCTCAAAGGTCTCAGCAACCTGGTTCAAATCAATTTGGCCAAGAACCAGCTTAGTAAAATGCCTCTTGGATTACCACCCAGCACCACCCAGCTTTATCTTGATGGCAACAACATTGACAAAATCCCAGCAGGCTATTTTAAGGGTCTACCCAAGGTGGCATTTCTGAGgctcaacaacaacaaacttgGTAGTGGTGGAGTCCCCAAAGATGTGTTCAATCGCTCAAGCATTCTGGACTTGCAGCTATCTTATAATCAGCTGACAGAAGTTCCCCTCATTCCCTCCGGCCTTGAGCACCTACACCTCGACCACAACAAGATAACAA acgTCAATGGCTCCAACATCTGTCCTGTTCCCGTTGATGCAGTGGATGACTCGCTCAATGAAAGCGCACCTCAGCTGCGTTACCTGCGACTGGATGGCAACGAGATTAACCCTCCAATTCCCAGGGACGTCATCACATGCTTTCGTTTTCTCAGGTCTATTGTTATTTGA